In Nitratidesulfovibrio sp., the following are encoded in one genomic region:
- a CDS encoding thiamine pyrophosphate-binding protein, translating into MPKMTPSEAMAEVLVQEGVTHVSGILGSAFMDLLDLFPAAGIDFISVRHEQTAGHMEDAFTRMTGRAGVCIGQNGPGITNYATAVATANMAHTPMVLISPSAGSISVGWDGFQECDTWNMFKPITKASLRVPHPKRAADILRTAFRIAYAERGPVLVDIPRDFFYGELDEDILAPSQYR; encoded by the coding sequence ATGCCCAAGATGACCCCCAGTGAAGCAATGGCGGAAGTGCTGGTGCAGGAAGGCGTCACCCATGTCAGCGGCATTCTCGGCTCCGCTTTCATGGATTTGCTGGACCTGTTTCCGGCGGCGGGCATCGATTTCATTTCGGTGCGTCACGAACAGACGGCGGGCCACATGGAGGACGCCTTTACCAGAATGACTGGCAGGGCAGGTGTTTGCATCGGCCAGAACGGCCCCGGCATCACCAACTACGCCACGGCGGTGGCCACGGCCAACATGGCCCACACACCCATGGTGCTCATTTCGCCCAGTGCGGGCAGCATTTCGGTGGGTTGGGACGGCTTTCAGGAATGTGACACCTGGAACATGTTCAAGCCGATCACGAAAGCGTCACTTCGCGTGCCGCATCCCAAGCGCGCCGCCGACATCCTGCGCACCGCCTTCCGCATCGCCTACGCCGAACGCGGCCCGGTGCTGGTGGATATCCCGCGTGACTTCTTCTACGGCGAACTGGACGAGGACATCCTGGCCCCGTCGCAGTACCGCG